The DNA sequence TCTTCTCAGCGCAATTAAGGACCTATGTCCAGATCTCGGTGGCTTCTGCCGACCAGATACCATATGAGGAATTTATCAGATCGATTCCGAAAATGACGATATTGAATGTATTCGAGGTACCCCCGCTCGATGGAAGGATCCTGATGGAGGTCAATCCTAATATTGCCTATGCGATGATGGACCGGATGATGGGCGGCAGGGGTTCGAGCATCAATAAAGTCGATACATTGACAGAAATCGAGACAAAGATCATGTCCAATACTTTTGAACGGGCATTTGAGCATTTGAGGGAGGCATGGAGCACGATTACCGAAATCGATCCTTTCCTTGCCGAATTCGAGATCAATCCGCAGTTTCTGCAGATGGTCTCCCCAAATGAAACGGTTGTCGTCATATCGCTGAACACCATGATCGGCGAAACAAGCGGGATGATTAATATCTGCATACCCCATGTTGTGCTTGAACCGATCATTCCCAAGCTTTCTGTCCATTACTGGATGCAGACAGAGAAAAAGGAAAGGGAGCCAGAGGAGCTCGGCAGGCTTGAGGACAGCATACAGAAGGCACAGGTGCCGGTTTCAGCAGAACTGGGCTCTGCCGATATTTCCATCCAGGACTTCCTTATGCTTGATCTCGGGGATGTCATTGAGCTGAACCAGGCGATTGACCGTCCGCTGACGATCAAAATCGGGGATATTCCTAAATTTACAGGACAGCCCGGTAAGGCGAATAAAAAGCTGGCTATTCAAATACTTGATACATTGAAGGGGGGAGACAGCGATGATGAGTGACGATATGCTCTCGCAAGATGAAATAGATGCCCTTTTAAGAGGAACCGACGACACAGAGGAAGACGATATTTTTTCAGTTGAAGATTACCTATCCATGATGGAACAGGATGCGCTTGGTGAAATCGGGAATATCTCTTTTGGCAGTTCTGCTACTGCTTTATCTACACTTTTGAATCAAAAGGTTGAAATAACAACCCCGACTGTTTCTGTCATATTAAAAAGAAAGCTTCAAGAGGAGTTTCCGCACCCGTATGTGGCCATCCAGGTCAGCTATACAGAAGGATTCTCAGGAAGCAATCTGCTTGTCATTAAACAATCAGATGCTGCAATCATTGCAGATCTCATGCTGGGCGGAGACGGATTGAACCCCGCAGATCTGCTTGGCGAAATCCAGCTGAGCGCCGTGCAGGAAGCAATGAACCAGATGATGGGTTCCGCTGCAACTTCCATGTCCACCATTTTCAGCAAACGGGTTGATATTTCGCCACCATCCATTGATTTTCTGGATGTGCAGCAAGGGGAAGGGACAGATAGGATTCCAGATGACGATATGCTTGTAAAGGTATCTTTCAGGCTGAAAATTGGGGATCTGATTGATTCAAGCATCATGCAGGTGGTCCCGCTGGAATTTGCTAAAAGGCTGGTTGAAGAGCTTATGAATCCGGGGGCGCAGGCTGAAAACCCGGCTGCAGATTTGAGCAAGCCTGACCCTGTGCAGGCACAGGAGCCAGCATTCCATCAACCGCCGGCAGAACCAGTGCCGGATATGGCAGCAGCCCCTCCCGGCTATGGACAGGGAACTGCGCAATACTCCGGCATGGAAACACAGACGCAGCGTCCGGCTGCCCAGGCGGCTCCCCAGCATCTTGGGGCCCATTATCCAGGCGGACAGCCGCCGCAGGTTCAGCCTGCTGTATTTTCAAACTTTGAGCCTCAGCAGCTTCAGGAGTCTGAAACAAAGAATCTGAATATGCTCCTGGATATTCCTTTGCAGGTGACAGTAGAGCTGGGCAGGACAAAGCGTTCTGTTAAAGATATACTGGAGCTTTCCGCGGGATCTATCATCGAACTGGACAAGCTTGCAGGAGAACCGGTAGATATTCTTGTCAACAGCCGCCTGATTGCAAAAGGTGAAGTGGTTGTTATTGAAGAGAACTTTGGTGTCAGGGTCACAGATATCATCAGCCAGAGCGACAGGATCAAAAATTTAAGATAACTAATATGGGGGTTAAGTATTATGGCACAGAAGATTTTGATAGTGGACGATGCGGCATTCATGCGAATGATGATTAAGGACATCCTGTCCAAGAAT is a window from the Bacillus infantis NRRL B-14911 genome containing:
- the fliM gene encoding flagellar motor switch protein FliM, yielding MSGEVLSQNEIDALLSAISTGEMDADELKKEQSEKKVKVYDFKRALRFSKDQVRSLTRIHENFARLLTTFFSAQLRTYVQISVASADQIPYEEFIRSIPKMTILNVFEVPPLDGRILMEVNPNIAYAMMDRMMGGRGSSINKVDTLTEIETKIMSNTFERAFEHLREAWSTITEIDPFLAEFEINPQFLQMVSPNETVVVISLNTMIGETSGMINICIPHVVLEPIIPKLSVHYWMQTEKKEREPEELGRLEDSIQKAQVPVSAELGSADISIQDFLMLDLGDVIELNQAIDRPLTIKIGDIPKFTGQPGKANKKLAIQILDTLKGGDSDDE
- the fliY gene encoding flagellar motor switch phosphatase FliY, whose product is MMSDDMLSQDEIDALLRGTDDTEEDDIFSVEDYLSMMEQDALGEIGNISFGSSATALSTLLNQKVEITTPTVSVILKRKLQEEFPHPYVAIQVSYTEGFSGSNLLVIKQSDAAIIADLMLGGDGLNPADLLGEIQLSAVQEAMNQMMGSAATSMSTIFSKRVDISPPSIDFLDVQQGEGTDRIPDDDMLVKVSFRLKIGDLIDSSIMQVVPLEFAKRLVEELMNPGAQAENPAADLSKPDPVQAQEPAFHQPPAEPVPDMAAAPPGYGQGTAQYSGMETQTQRPAAQAAPQHLGAHYPGGQPPQVQPAVFSNFEPQQLQESETKNLNMLLDIPLQVTVELGRTKRSVKDILELSAGSIIELDKLAGEPVDILVNSRLIAKGEVVVIEENFGVRVTDIISQSDRIKNLR